One genomic segment of Nocardia spumae includes these proteins:
- a CDS encoding LLM class flavin-dependent oxidoreductase encodes MKIGVALPQMAPGYGPGTTLDWARRIDAGPFSSVSVGERVTFSNPEMVATLGACAAVTERVRVLANLWVLPQHPMAMVAQQIGTLDQLANGRFEVAVGVGGREHDYRALGADFTRRHQRLDDKVAELKSLLAGEPPFEGADPVGPACVQPGGPIILAGAMGPKAMRRAARWADGISGFSIPGDAEEIAKAGELADRCWAEAGRTTTPRKVSGCFTALGVTDASEALHSFTARYLGFLGPDLADMVAASARASSPEVLAGILDGAERAGCDEFILVPAVTDPNFLEVASEVVAARPRRAKNRAG; translated from the coding sequence ATGAAGATCGGTGTCGCACTTCCACAGATGGCTCCCGGCTACGGACCGGGTACGACGCTCGACTGGGCTCGGCGAATCGACGCGGGCCCGTTTTCGAGCGTTTCCGTGGGTGAGCGGGTGACGTTCTCGAATCCGGAGATGGTCGCGACGCTGGGTGCCTGCGCCGCGGTCACCGAGCGAGTGCGGGTGCTGGCGAACCTCTGGGTCCTTCCCCAGCACCCGATGGCGATGGTCGCCCAGCAGATCGGCACCCTCGATCAGCTCGCGAACGGCCGTTTCGAGGTAGCCGTCGGCGTCGGCGGTCGCGAGCACGACTACCGCGCTCTCGGCGCCGACTTCACACGGCGGCACCAGCGGCTCGACGACAAGGTCGCCGAGCTGAAGTCACTGCTCGCCGGCGAGCCCCCGTTCGAGGGCGCGGACCCGGTCGGGCCGGCGTGCGTGCAGCCGGGCGGGCCCATCATCCTCGCCGGCGCGATGGGGCCCAAGGCGATGCGTCGGGCGGCGCGGTGGGCCGACGGGATCTCCGGCTTCAGCATCCCGGGCGACGCCGAGGAGATCGCCAAGGCAGGCGAACTCGCCGACCGGTGCTGGGCCGAGGCCGGTCGTACGACGACCCCGCGCAAGGTCAGCGGGTGTTTCACCGCCTTGGGCGTCACCGATGCCTCCGAGGCGCTGCACTCCTTCACCGCTCGCTACCTCGGCTTCCTCGGACCCGACCTGGCCGACATGGTCGCCGCGTCGGCGCGCGCGTCGAGTCCCGAGGTGCTCGCCGGCATTCTCGACGGCGCGGAGCGCGCTGGATGCGACGAATTCATCCTGGTCCCGGCCGTCACCGACCCGAACTTCCTCGAGGTGGCGTCCGAGGTGGTGGCCGCACGGCCCCGGCGCGCGAAAAATCGTGCTGGATGA
- a CDS encoding NADP-dependent oxidoreductase yields MTKAVRYDEFGGIDVLRIDEVDRPVPGEGQVLVQVRAAGINPGEAALRTGAMTHIFASTFPSGQGSDLAGIVVEIGAGADRFSPGDEVIGFTDRRAAQAELALVDVDNLTPKPPNVPWEVAGGLYIAGVTAWGAVHSVQLEQGETVVVSGAAGGVGSFAVQLARRAGATVIGLASERNHEWLRRHGVIPVAYGDGVTDRIEAAAPGGIDAFIDTYGDGYVECALGLGVAVERIDTLIDFPAAAKHGVKTEPGPNGRPGAEVLAELAGLIAEGHLEVPIANVYPLTQVRQAYTELERRHTHGKIVLTP; encoded by the coding sequence ATGACGAAGGCAGTCAGGTACGACGAATTCGGTGGAATCGACGTCCTGCGGATCGACGAGGTCGACCGGCCCGTGCCCGGGGAAGGGCAGGTCCTCGTCCAGGTGCGAGCGGCAGGCATCAACCCCGGTGAGGCGGCATTGCGCACCGGCGCGATGACGCACATCTTTGCCTCGACCTTTCCGTCCGGGCAGGGCAGCGATCTCGCCGGAATCGTCGTCGAGATCGGCGCCGGAGCCGACCGATTCTCGCCCGGCGACGAGGTGATCGGCTTCACCGACCGGCGGGCAGCCCAGGCCGAGCTGGCCCTCGTCGACGTCGACAACCTCACCCCCAAACCGCCCAACGTCCCATGGGAGGTGGCGGGCGGCCTGTACATTGCCGGCGTAACCGCATGGGGGGCGGTGCATTCCGTACAGCTCGAGCAGGGCGAGACCGTTGTCGTCTCCGGAGCCGCCGGAGGGGTCGGCTCGTTCGCCGTTCAGCTCGCGCGCCGTGCCGGAGCCACGGTCATCGGCTTGGCGAGCGAGCGCAACCACGAGTGGCTGCGACGACACGGCGTGATCCCCGTCGCATACGGTGACGGTGTCACGGACCGGATCGAGGCGGCCGCACCGGGCGGCATCGATGCCTTCATCGACACCTACGGCGACGGCTACGTCGAATGTGCCCTCGGGCTCGGCGTCGCAGTCGAGCGGATCGACACCCTCATCGATTTCCCGGCAGCCGCGAAGCACGGGGTCAAGACCGAACCCGGGCCCAACGGCAGGCCGGGCGCCGAAGTCCTCGCCGAACTGGCCGGCCTGATCGCCGAGGGGCACCTCGAAGTCCCGATCGCGAACGTCTACCCGTTGACACAGGTTCGTCAGGCCTACACCGAACTCGAACGCAGACACACCCACGGCAAAATCGTGCTCACACCCTGA
- a CDS encoding LysR family transcriptional regulator, with protein METREMRYFVAVAEELHFGRAAQRLAIAQPPLSRAIQQLERRLGVVLLHRAARAITLTEAGSVLLQEARLALEAVEAAERRTRRAAADRPGVVLAVKAGASKELLSKLLHAYAAEPGAVAVEVMLCGPGEPEALLRTGRADVALLQRPYDTTAGFDTEDLHTEQQVVVLPAGHPLANRTHMPLAEVGTLTNLPLPRWPGRDGSYPDGPGPQVRDHTQLLQLIALGLACAVVPESLRTQLRDDHAVVPVPDAPAVTTVIAWPPHSRSKAVADLVHTATRL; from the coding sequence ATGGAGACGCGGGAGATGCGATATTTCGTCGCCGTCGCCGAGGAGTTGCACTTCGGGCGGGCGGCACAACGGCTCGCGATCGCGCAACCACCACTCTCGCGAGCCATCCAGCAGCTCGAACGGCGGCTCGGAGTCGTCCTGCTGCACCGCGCCGCTCGCGCGATCACCTTGACCGAGGCCGGGTCGGTACTGCTACAGGAGGCCCGGCTCGCTCTCGAAGCGGTCGAAGCCGCCGAGCGCCGTACCCGCCGCGCCGCCGCCGACCGGCCCGGTGTGGTGCTGGCCGTCAAGGCGGGAGCGTCCAAGGAACTGTTGTCGAAACTGCTGCACGCCTACGCCGCCGAACCGGGCGCCGTGGCGGTCGAGGTGATGCTGTGCGGACCCGGCGAACCGGAAGCCCTGCTACGCACTGGGCGAGCCGATGTTGCTCTGCTCCAGCGGCCGTACGACACGACAGCCGGATTCGACACCGAGGACCTGCACACCGAACAGCAGGTCGTGGTCCTGCCCGCGGGTCATCCCCTCGCCAACCGGACGCATATGCCGCTGGCCGAGGTCGGCACCCTGACGAACCTGCCCCTGCCGCGCTGGCCCGGACGGGATGGCAGCTATCCGGACGGCCCCGGCCCGCAGGTGCGCGACCATACCCAGTTACTCCAACTGATCGCGCTCGGACTGGCCTGCGCCGTCGTGCCCGAGTCGCTGCGAACCCAGCTCCGCGACGACCATGCCGTCGTGCCCGTGCCGGACGCACCGGCCGTCACGACGGTCATCGCTTGGCCACCGCACAGCAGATCCAAAGCCGTGGCCGACCTCGTTCACACCGCGACACGCCTGTGA
- a CDS encoding SDR family oxidoreductase translates to MSEQTIALVTGANKGIGYEIAAGLGALGWRIGVGARDRQRRDTAVETLRAAGADAFGVPLDVTDDDSVAAAAEFIADRAGGLDVLVNNAAITGGSPQTPTTVDPATVRIVVETNVIGVIRVTNAMLPMLRASASPRIVNMSSSVGSLTLQTTPGLPSTEIGSFAITAYMASKTFLNAVTIQYVKELNDTDILINSGCPGFTATDLNGFRGLRTPQQGAAIAIRLATLPDGGPTGGFFDDAGTVAW, encoded by the coding sequence GTGAGTGAACAGACGATCGCGCTGGTGACCGGCGCGAACAAGGGAATCGGATACGAGATCGCCGCCGGGTTGGGCGCACTCGGCTGGCGAATCGGAGTGGGCGCGCGGGATCGGCAACGCCGCGACACCGCGGTGGAGACGCTGCGCGCGGCAGGCGCCGATGCGTTCGGCGTGCCGCTCGACGTGACCGACGACGACAGTGTGGCCGCGGCAGCCGAATTCATCGCCGACCGTGCCGGCGGGCTCGATGTTCTGGTCAACAACGCCGCGATCACCGGTGGTTCGCCGCAGACGCCGACCACGGTCGATCCCGCGACCGTGCGAATCGTTGTGGAAACCAACGTGATCGGGGTCATCCGCGTCACCAACGCGATGCTGCCGATGCTGCGCGCCTCGGCCTCACCGCGCATCGTCAACATGTCCAGCAGTGTCGGCTCGCTCACCCTGCAAACCACGCCGGGTCTGCCCAGTACCGAGATCGGTTCTTTTGCCATCACCGCATACATGGCATCGAAGACGTTTCTCAACGCCGTCACGATCCAATACGTCAAGGAGCTGAACGACACCGATATCTTGATCAACTCCGGCTGTCCTGGTTTCACCGCCACCGACCTCAACGGCTTTCGCGGCCTCCGTACTCCGCAACAGGGTGCGGCCATCGCGATTCGCCTCGCGACCCTGCCCGACGGCGGACCGACCGGCGGATTCTTCGACGACGCGGGAACGGTGGCCTGGTGA